A stretch of Larus michahellis chromosome Z, bLarMic1.1, whole genome shotgun sequence DNA encodes these proteins:
- the PPWD1 gene encoding peptidylprolyl isomerase domain and WD repeat-containing protein 1 isoform X1, with protein sequence MASSDSERKRKQTEAAAGSEEAAAAAAAEEEDDDDEGEERWVGPLPGEAAQAKKRRVLEFERVYLENLPCASMYERSYMHRDVITHVACTKTDFIITASHDGHVKFWKKIEEGIEFVKHFRSHLGVIESIAVSSEGALFCSVGDDKAMKVFDVVNFDMINMLKLGYYPGQCEWVYCPGDAISSVATSEKSTGKIFIYDGRGNNQPLHVFDKLHASSLTQIRLNPVYKVVVSSDKSGMIEYWTGTPHEYKFPKNVNWEYKTDTDLYEFAKCKAYPSSISFSPDGKKMATLGSDRKVRIFRFLTGKLMRVFDESLSMFTELQQMRQQLPDMEFGRRMAVERELEKVDAVRLINIIFDETGHFVLYGTMLGIKVINVETNRCIRILGKQENIRMMQLALFQGVAKKHRAAITIEMKASENPVLQNIQADPTVICTAFKKNRFYMFTKREPEDTKSADSDRDVFNEKPSKEEVMAATQAEGPKRVSDSAIIHTSMGDIHIKLFPVECPKTVENFCVHSRNGYYNGHIFHRIIKGFMIQTGDPTGTGMGGESIWGGEFEDEFHSTLRHDRPYTLSMANAGPNTNGSQFFITVVPTPWLDNKHSVFGRVTKGMEVVQRISNVKVNPKTDKPYEDISIINITVK encoded by the exons tTCTTGAATTTGAACGTGTGTATCTTGAAAATCTACCATGTGCTTCAATGTATGAACGCAGTTACATGCACAGAGATGTCATTACACATGTAGCATGTACTAA GACAGATTTTATCATAACAGCCAGCCATGATGGACATgtaaaattctggaaaaaaatagaagaaggGATTGAGTTTGTTAAACACTTCCGGAGCCACCTGG GTGTTATTGAGAGTATTGCTGTTAGTTCGGAGGGGGCGTTATTCTGTTCAGTTGGCGATGACAAAGCAATGAAGGTGTTTGATGTAGTCAACTTTGATATGATCAACATGCTGAAACTTGG CTACTACCCTGGCCAATGTGAGTGGGTATATTGCCCTGGAGATGCCATATCTTCTGTTGCAACGTCTGAGAAGAGCACAGGAAAAATATTCATATATGATGGACGAGGAAATAACCAGCCACTTCATGTTTTTGATAAACTCCATGCATCCTCTCTTACTCAGATACGGTTGAACCCTGTCTACAAAGTAGTAGTGTCTTCTGATAAATCTGGAATGATCGAGTACTGGACTGGTACTCCACACGAATATAAATTCCCCAAGAATGTGAACTGGGAGTATAAAACAGACACTGATCTATACGAATTTGCTAAATGCAAGGCTTACCCATCCAGTATAAGTTTTTCACCTGATGGCAAGAAAATGGCCACTCTTGGGTCTGACAGAAAAGTTAGAATTTTCCGGTTTTTGACGGGGAAGCTGATGAGAGTCTTTGATGAATCTCTGAGT atgttTACTGAACTTCAGCAGATGAGACAGCAACTACCAGATATGGAGTTTGGCCGACGTATGGCAGTTGAGCGTGAGCTGGAGAAGGTGGATGCAGTAAgattaattaatataatttttgatGAAACTGGACACTTCGTTCTCTATGGAACAATGCTGGGCATTAAGGTCATAAATGTAGAGACTAACAG GTGTATTCGTATCTTGGGAAAACAAGAGAACATCAGAATGATGCAGCTAGCTTTGTTCCAAGGAGTCGCCAAGAAACATCGTGCTGCGATCACTATAGAGATGAAGGCATCTGAAAATCCTGTTCTCCAGAATATCCAGGCAGATCCAACAGTAATctgcacagcttttaaaaaaaataggttttacaTG tttaCTAAACGTGAACCAGAAGATACAAAGAGTGCAGATTCTGACAGAGATGTATTTAATGAGAAACCTTCTAAAGAAGAGGTCATGGCAGCCACTCAGGCAGAAGGTCCCAAAAGAGTTTCAGACAGCGCCATCATCCACACAAGCATGGGAGATATCCATATCAAGCTTTTTCCTGTTGA GTGCCCCAAAACAGTGGAAAACTTCTGTGTGCACAGCAGAAATGGCTATTACAATGGACACATATTTCACCGTATCATCAAG GGTTTCATGATTCAGACTGGTGACCCAACTGGTACAGGAATGGGAGGTGAAAGTATTTGGGGAGGAGAATTTGAAGATGAGTTTCATTCAACTTTACGACATGACAGACCATACACGCTCAGCATGGCTAATGCAGGACCAAATACCAATGGATCCCAGTTTTTTATAACAGTAGTGCCAACT CCATGGCTAGACAACAAGCACAGCGTGTTTGGACGGGTGACTAAAGGAATGGAAGTTGTTCAAAGAATCTCAAATGTAAAAGTCAATCCCAAAACCGACAAACCCTATGAGGATATCAGCATCATTAATATCACAGTGAAGTAA
- the PPWD1 gene encoding peptidylprolyl isomerase domain and WD repeat-containing protein 1 isoform X2 has protein sequence MKVFDVVNFDMINMLKLGYYPGQCEWVYCPGDAISSVATSEKSTGKIFIYDGRGNNQPLHVFDKLHASSLTQIRLNPVYKVVVSSDKSGMIEYWTGTPHEYKFPKNVNWEYKTDTDLYEFAKCKAYPSSISFSPDGKKMATLGSDRKVRIFRFLTGKLMRVFDESLSMFTELQQMRQQLPDMEFGRRMAVERELEKVDAVRLINIIFDETGHFVLYGTMLGIKVINVETNRCIRILGKQENIRMMQLALFQGVAKKHRAAITIEMKASENPVLQNIQADPTVICTAFKKNRFYMFTKREPEDTKSADSDRDVFNEKPSKEEVMAATQAEGPKRVSDSAIIHTSMGDIHIKLFPVECPKTVENFCVHSRNGYYNGHIFHRIIKGFMIQTGDPTGTGMGGESIWGGEFEDEFHSTLRHDRPYTLSMANAGPNTNGSQFFITVVPTPWLDNKHSVFGRVTKGMEVVQRISNVKVNPKTDKPYEDISIINITVK, from the exons ATGAAGGTGTTTGATGTAGTCAACTTTGATATGATCAACATGCTGAAACTTGG CTACTACCCTGGCCAATGTGAGTGGGTATATTGCCCTGGAGATGCCATATCTTCTGTTGCAACGTCTGAGAAGAGCACAGGAAAAATATTCATATATGATGGACGAGGAAATAACCAGCCACTTCATGTTTTTGATAAACTCCATGCATCCTCTCTTACTCAGATACGGTTGAACCCTGTCTACAAAGTAGTAGTGTCTTCTGATAAATCTGGAATGATCGAGTACTGGACTGGTACTCCACACGAATATAAATTCCCCAAGAATGTGAACTGGGAGTATAAAACAGACACTGATCTATACGAATTTGCTAAATGCAAGGCTTACCCATCCAGTATAAGTTTTTCACCTGATGGCAAGAAAATGGCCACTCTTGGGTCTGACAGAAAAGTTAGAATTTTCCGGTTTTTGACGGGGAAGCTGATGAGAGTCTTTGATGAATCTCTGAGT atgttTACTGAACTTCAGCAGATGAGACAGCAACTACCAGATATGGAGTTTGGCCGACGTATGGCAGTTGAGCGTGAGCTGGAGAAGGTGGATGCAGTAAgattaattaatataatttttgatGAAACTGGACACTTCGTTCTCTATGGAACAATGCTGGGCATTAAGGTCATAAATGTAGAGACTAACAG GTGTATTCGTATCTTGGGAAAACAAGAGAACATCAGAATGATGCAGCTAGCTTTGTTCCAAGGAGTCGCCAAGAAACATCGTGCTGCGATCACTATAGAGATGAAGGCATCTGAAAATCCTGTTCTCCAGAATATCCAGGCAGATCCAACAGTAATctgcacagcttttaaaaaaaataggttttacaTG tttaCTAAACGTGAACCAGAAGATACAAAGAGTGCAGATTCTGACAGAGATGTATTTAATGAGAAACCTTCTAAAGAAGAGGTCATGGCAGCCACTCAGGCAGAAGGTCCCAAAAGAGTTTCAGACAGCGCCATCATCCACACAAGCATGGGAGATATCCATATCAAGCTTTTTCCTGTTGA GTGCCCCAAAACAGTGGAAAACTTCTGTGTGCACAGCAGAAATGGCTATTACAATGGACACATATTTCACCGTATCATCAAG GGTTTCATGATTCAGACTGGTGACCCAACTGGTACAGGAATGGGAGGTGAAAGTATTTGGGGAGGAGAATTTGAAGATGAGTTTCATTCAACTTTACGACATGACAGACCATACACGCTCAGCATGGCTAATGCAGGACCAAATACCAATGGATCCCAGTTTTTTATAACAGTAGTGCCAACT CCATGGCTAGACAACAAGCACAGCGTGTTTGGACGGGTGACTAAAGGAATGGAAGTTGTTCAAAGAATCTCAAATGTAAAAGTCAATCCCAAAACCGACAAACCCTATGAGGATATCAGCATCATTAATATCACAGTGAAGTAA